One genomic segment of Clostridium estertheticum subsp. estertheticum includes these proteins:
- a CDS encoding B12-binding domain-containing radical SAM protein, translating to MKVLLVGINSRFTHSNLAIRYLKAFTEDLSYDSLIREFSINDRVERIVEEIISEKADIVVLSCYIWNKYYVKQVSNLIKLIDNNIKLLYGGPEVSFDSENYLKDSLSDYLIEGEGEETFREFIKCMIENISLKGVKGLYYKENGKIFYGGKRKLMDINNIVFPYTKDDDLNNKIIYFESSRGCPFNCKYCLSSTIRGVRFMNLERVKKDLKFLIDKKVKLIKFVDRTFNCSDEFAMGIWGYLMSIDTETTFHFEISADILNDKQLKLLEKAPKGRFQFEVGVQTTNNEVLKNINRFVVFEDIKKQVTALNKYGNIKQHLDLIAGLPGENLESFKKSFNDLYTIEPDEIQLGFLKILKGAPMKDEVEKWGMVYAPYPPYEILKTSDISYEEIILLKRVEEVVDKYYNSRKFKTILKYFIPKFDNVFDFYLSLGTFFYDKGYLSRSISSVDYYKVFLEFNDEHLNLDNRILKEIVKFDYLQFNKKKYMPNFLLRDPSKNFERYLKDSQRKGDIELPYTDYHLENFKIDIIKFLDNGQISEGEFYLIFDMSEAENITDISYFINEEKTLK from the coding sequence ATGAAAGTATTGTTGGTTGGAATAAATTCGAGGTTTACACATAGTAACCTTGCAATTAGGTATTTAAAAGCCTTTACTGAGGATCTCTCGTATGACTCTCTTATAAGAGAGTTTTCTATAAATGATAGAGTAGAAAGAATTGTGGAAGAGATTATATCAGAGAAAGCAGATATTGTAGTTTTATCTTGTTACATATGGAATAAATATTATGTTAAACAGGTATCTAATTTAATCAAACTCATAGATAATAATATAAAATTGTTATATGGAGGGCCAGAAGTATCATTTGATAGTGAGAACTATCTAAAAGATAGTCTTTCAGATTATTTAATTGAGGGAGAAGGAGAAGAAACATTTAGAGAGTTTATAAAATGTATGATAGAGAATATTAGCCTAAAAGGTGTTAAGGGCTTGTACTATAAGGAAAATGGAAAAATATTTTATGGTGGAAAAAGAAAACTTATGGACATAAATAACATTGTGTTCCCCTATACTAAGGATGATGATTTAAACAATAAAATAATATATTTTGAATCATCAAGGGGATGTCCATTCAACTGCAAATACTGTCTTTCTTCAACTATACGTGGAGTTAGGTTCATGAATTTAGAAAGGGTTAAAAAGGATTTAAAATTTTTAATAGATAAAAAGGTGAAACTCATAAAATTTGTTGATAGAACTTTTAATTGTAGCGATGAATTCGCTATGGGTATTTGGGGATATTTAATGAGTATAGATACCGAAACCACGTTTCATTTTGAAATTTCAGCAGATATACTAAATGATAAGCAACTTAAACTTTTAGAAAAAGCTCCTAAGGGTAGATTCCAATTTGAAGTTGGAGTGCAGACTACAAATAATGAAGTATTAAAAAATATAAACAGATTCGTAGTTTTTGAGGATATAAAAAAACAGGTTACTGCGCTAAATAAGTATGGTAATATAAAGCAGCATCTAGATTTAATTGCGGGACTGCCAGGAGAAAATCTTGAATCATTTAAGAAGTCTTTTAATGATTTATACACAATAGAGCCGGATGAAATACAACTTGGGTTCCTTAAGATATTAAAAGGTGCTCCGATGAAAGATGAAGTGGAAAAATGGGGAATGGTATATGCTCCATATCCACCTTATGAGATCTTAAAGACAAGCGATATAAGTTATGAGGAAATTATTCTTTTAAAACGAGTTGAAGAGGTCGTGGATAAATACTACAATTCTCGTAAATTTAAAACTATCTTAAAATACTTTATCCCTAAGTTTGATAATGTATTTGATTTCTATTTAAGCCTAGGTACGTTTTTTTATGATAAAGGATATCTAAGCAGAAGTATATCATCTGTGGATTATTATAAAGTGTTTTTAGAGTTTAATGATGAACATCTCAATTTAGATAATAGGATTTTAAAAGAAATTGTTAAGTTTGATTATTTGCAGTTTAATAAGAAAAAGTATATGCCTAATTTTCTTTTAAGAGATCCTAGTAAAAATTTTGAAAGATATCTAAAGGATTCACAAAGAAAAGGTGATATAGAACTACCATATACGGATTATCATTTAGAGAACTTTAAGATAGACATTATTAAGTTTTTGGACAATGGACAAATAAGTGAAGGCGAATTTTATCTTATTTTTGATATGAGTGAAGCTGAAAACATAACGGATATATCTTATTTCATTAATGAAGAAAAAACATTAAAATAA
- a CDS encoding RluA family pseudouridine synthase, with protein sequence MRIEIGANEAGQRTDKFMRKVLGDVPLSKIYKAFRKGDIRVNGSKIKEKHSLVEGDIVETKYITSEFKRDEFVRIDNKLKITFEDANILMVEKWPGVLVHADKKDGEPTLTDYALSYLFDKGDYKPENEITFTPAPCNRLDRNTSGMVIFGKNFKSLKLLNEMIRDRNIEKYYMALVSGRIKDGIYEGYIYKNEDANISQVFKEPKPDTKRIAMDVKTIESCGTFSLLDINLLTGRSHQLRAHLSMLGNPILGDPKYGNKKINSFFNNKYGLDSQYLYAYKLIFKNCPEDLSYMENKTIAESLPPALKKIKRDIFKF encoded by the coding sequence ATGAGGATAGAAATTGGAGCAAATGAAGCAGGACAAAGAACAGATAAATTTATGAGGAAGGTACTTGGAGATGTGCCACTCAGCAAAATATATAAAGCTTTTAGAAAAGGTGATATTAGAGTTAATGGTAGCAAAATCAAGGAAAAACATTCATTAGTAGAAGGTGATATTGTTGAAACAAAATATATCACTAGTGAGTTTAAGAGGGATGAATTTGTAAGAATTGATAATAAACTTAAGATAACTTTTGAGGATGCTAATATATTAATGGTAGAAAAATGGCCAGGGGTTTTAGTTCATGCTGATAAAAAAGATGGAGAACCTACTTTAACAGATTATGCACTTTCTTATTTATTTGATAAAGGTGATTACAAACCGGAAAATGAAATAACCTTTACGCCAGCACCTTGTAATAGATTAGATAGAAACACTTCGGGAATGGTTATATTTGGTAAGAATTTTAAATCTCTTAAATTATTGAATGAAATGATAAGAGATCGTAACATTGAAAAATACTATATGGCACTTGTATCAGGAAGAATTAAGGATGGAATTTATGAAGGATATATATACAAAAATGAAGATGCAAATATATCTCAAGTATTTAAAGAACCAAAGCCAGATACTAAAAGAATAGCAATGGACGTTAAAACTATAGAAAGTTGTGGTACATTTTCTTTACTTGATATTAACCTTTTAACAGGCAGAAGCCATCAACTTAGAGCTCATTTGAGTATGCTTGGTAATCCTATTCTTGGTGATCCTAAATATGGAAATAAAAAAATAAATAGCTTTTTTAATAATAAGTATGGCTTGGACTCTCAATATTTGTATGCATATAAGTTAATATTTAAAAATTGTCCAGAGGATTTGTCTTATATGGAGAATAAAACTATTGCAGAGAGCTTACCACCAGCACTTAAAAAGATTAAGAGGGATATATTTAAATTTTAG
- a CDS encoding M20 metallopeptidase family protein encodes MAKNIESELVDIRRDIHQNPELGFDLFRTSQKVKDFLKVEGIEFYEVAQTGICAIIRGNGKKTVALRADMDALPLQDKKVCDYSSKINGKMHACGHDAHITILLGAARILNNMRDELKGNVKLFFEPAEETTGGSPLMIKEGVLEHPNVDAVIGLHVEEWLEAGTVGLKRDIAYAASNPFTIKIIGKGGHGASPHVTIDPIVIASNVIVALQSIVSREIPPTDPAVITVGSIHGGTAQNIIPEDVTISGIIRTMKSEHREYIEIRLVQVVEGIVKAMRGKCEIEIEESYPCLHNNDELSDMFDNKSKELIGESNVYNLDKPTMGVESFAYFSMEKPSLFYFLGSGNKEKGIINPAHGSLFDIDERCLSIGVAMQCTLAYEFLLKS; translated from the coding sequence ATGGCAAAAAATATTGAGAGTGAGTTAGTAGATATTAGGCGCGATATACATCAAAATCCAGAACTGGGATTTGATTTATTTAGAACTAGCCAAAAGGTAAAAGATTTTTTGAAGGTGGAAGGCATTGAATTTTATGAGGTAGCACAAACTGGAATCTGTGCTATTATAAGAGGTAATGGTAAAAAGACGGTTGCTTTAAGAGCAGACATGGATGCACTTCCTCTTCAAGATAAGAAAGTTTGTGATTACTCATCTAAGATTAATGGTAAAATGCATGCTTGTGGACATGACGCTCATATCACTATACTTTTAGGTGCAGCTAGGATATTAAATAATATGAGGGATGAACTCAAGGGAAATGTTAAATTGTTTTTTGAGCCAGCAGAAGAAACTACTGGTGGATCACCTTTAATGATTAAAGAGGGGGTACTAGAGCATCCGAATGTTGATGCTGTTATTGGGCTTCATGTAGAAGAATGGTTAGAAGCTGGAACCGTTGGTTTAAAAAGAGATATCGCGTACGCTGCATCAAACCCATTTACTATAAAAATAATAGGCAAAGGTGGACATGGTGCAAGCCCACATGTGACTATTGATCCTATTGTAATAGCAAGCAACGTTATAGTTGCACTTCAAAGCATAGTAAGTCGAGAGATTCCACCTACAGATCCTGCAGTTATAACTGTAGGTTCAATTCATGGTGGCACAGCTCAAAACATTATACCTGAAGACGTTACAATATCGGGGATTATTAGGACAATGAAGAGTGAACACAGAGAATACATAGAGATAAGATTAGTTCAAGTAGTGGAGGGTATAGTTAAAGCCATGAGAGGGAAATGTGAAATTGAAATTGAGGAAAGTTATCCATGTCTTCATAATAATGATGAACTTTCAGATATGTTTGATAATAAGTCAAAAGAATTAATCGGAGAAAGTAATGTTTATAATTTAGATAAGCCTACTATGGGTGTGGAAAGTTTTGCTTATTTCTCTATGGAAAAACCATCGCTATTTTATTTCTTAGGGAGTGGAAACAAGGAAAAAGGTATAATAAACCCGGCTCATGGCAGTTTATTTGATATAGATGAGAGATGTTTATCGATAGGGGTAGCTATGCAATGCACGTTAGCTTATGAATTTCTATTGAAATCATAA
- the spoVB gene encoding stage V sporulation protein B, with protein MIKDDFYRDSIILTVSNLVAGILRFMFSILLSRKLGAEGMGLYSLVMPIYDLFTCLICGGMVTAISKESSSYYGINDYGNLNKSIHTALVFDFVLSIFIAILVFFFSPYISTYIIKDQRTLYSLWVICPALIFVALSSIYKGYFYGISNVKVPAIIDIVEKTARMAIILGIINFFALTNVTTTVTATYISLSIGELISFILLYVFYEKSKNKFKVIVKKTEGRAQLLFNVLIVSFPLCLNGFLNTIISALSTLIVPGRLVQAGIEYTESLSLIGKFSGMAMSIVFFPFIIVMSMSTMLTPDISKSISKNDYNALENRIREVIKISFLLGISTMIICLCIGPSLGKLFFDRYDLGVYIRLAALSAPFMYMSGSTFGILNGLGKQKALLINSVVTSIVELVLLYILLGIPSINILGYAVALLISSILSAIMNIVSIKGCCYINFSGSEFLIDICLSILLYFILKILSNTIPDCIFITKNIIIIVTGFSLLLFSLILTKKSEKSKAHHTR; from the coding sequence ATGATAAAAGACGATTTCTACAGAGATTCAATAATACTTACAGTTTCAAATTTGGTTGCTGGCATATTAAGATTTATGTTTTCAATATTACTCTCAAGAAAATTAGGTGCAGAAGGTATGGGCTTATATAGCCTCGTAATGCCTATATACGATTTATTCACTTGTCTTATTTGCGGTGGTATGGTAACAGCTATTTCAAAAGAATCTTCATCCTATTATGGAATAAATGATTACGGTAACCTTAACAAATCTATACATACTGCATTAGTTTTTGATTTTGTTTTATCTATATTCATAGCAATTTTAGTATTTTTTTTCTCACCGTATATCAGTACATATATAATAAAAGACCAAAGAACACTATACTCCCTTTGGGTCATTTGTCCCGCATTAATTTTTGTTGCTCTATCTTCTATATACAAGGGCTATTTTTATGGTATTTCTAATGTTAAAGTACCCGCAATAATAGACATTGTTGAAAAAACTGCAAGAATGGCCATAATCCTTGGGATAATAAATTTCTTTGCTCTAACAAATGTAACTACTACAGTAACTGCTACATATATTTCTTTGTCAATTGGAGAACTTATAAGTTTTATTCTTTTATATGTATTTTATGAAAAGAGCAAAAATAAATTTAAGGTAATTGTAAAAAAAACCGAAGGAAGGGCTCAACTCTTATTTAATGTTCTTATTGTTTCATTTCCCTTGTGCCTAAATGGGTTTTTAAACACTATAATTTCAGCACTATCGACCCTAATTGTTCCGGGTAGGCTAGTTCAAGCTGGAATAGAATATACCGAAAGCTTATCTTTAATTGGTAAGTTTTCTGGTATGGCTATGAGTATTGTGTTTTTCCCTTTTATTATTGTTATGTCAATGTCTACCATGTTAACCCCAGACATTTCTAAAAGTATAAGTAAAAATGATTATAACGCTTTAGAAAATAGAATCCGCGAAGTAATCAAAATTTCTTTTTTACTAGGAATTTCAACTATGATAATATGTTTATGTATAGGTCCCTCTCTTGGAAAATTATTTTTTGATAGATATGATCTAGGTGTCTACATCAGACTTGCAGCGTTAAGCGCACCATTCATGTATATGTCTGGCTCGACCTTCGGAATTTTAAATGGACTTGGCAAACAAAAAGCTCTCCTAATAAATTCTGTAGTAACCTCTATTGTCGAGTTAGTCTTGCTTTATATACTCCTTGGCATTCCAAGTATTAATATTTTAGGTTACGCCGTAGCACTCCTTATAAGTTCTATTTTAAGCGCTATAATGAATATTGTATCAATTAAAGGATGCTGTTATATAAATTTTTCAGGAAGTGAATTTCTAATTGATATTTGTCTTAGCATCTTGTTGTATTTTATATTAAAAATTTTAAGTAATACTATACCGGATTGTATTTTTATTACTAAGAACATAATAATTATTGTAACTGGCTTCTCTCTATTATTATTTTCTCTAATTCTCACGAAAAAATCAGAAAAATCTAAAGCACATCATACAAGATGA
- a CDS encoding zinc dependent phospholipase C family protein: protein MKKKFEATYGKTLKGLMVTINPIKKRIMKTHCIVHKFINIQAIEILKNKGYREVHTFYKSYVKELNNGVTWADQDFKSSNHFYHHITGTGLYGFSNALTEFNKYYKCALRFVEAGDIRQALFYFGAACHLIQDATVPQHVNNKLLKNHRNFELWIIGRLMSDYSFPIFNEIIKQDNIEDYIKNNATFASDIYISHVHIKNKEERYRKVSTLIVQRAQKTTAGLMINFYNEINK, encoded by the coding sequence TTGAAGAAAAAATTTGAAGCTACATATGGGAAAACTTTAAAAGGCTTAATGGTAACTATAAATCCAATTAAAAAAAGAATCATGAAAACTCATTGTATTGTTCACAAATTTATTAATATTCAAGCTATTGAGATATTAAAAAATAAGGGATACCGTGAAGTTCATACTTTTTACAAAAGTTATGTAAAAGAATTAAACAATGGGGTTACTTGGGCAGACCAAGATTTTAAGAGCTCAAATCATTTTTATCATCATATTACAGGTACAGGGTTATATGGATTTTCGAATGCATTAACAGAATTTAACAAATACTACAAATGTGCGTTAAGGTTTGTAGAAGCCGGTGATATACGGCAAGCACTGTTTTATTTTGGAGCAGCGTGCCATTTGATTCAGGATGCAACTGTTCCTCAACATGTTAACAATAAACTACTTAAAAATCATAGAAATTTTGAACTTTGGATTATAGGTAGATTAATGAGTGACTATTCGTTTCCTATTTTTAATGAAATAATTAAGCAAGATAATATAGAAGATTATATAAAAAACAATGCAACATTTGCAAGTGATATTTATATTTCACATGTTCATATAAAAAACAAGGAAGAGCGATATAGGAAAGTATCTACGCTTATAGTGCAGAGAGCACAAAAGACTACTGCAGGCTTAATGATAAATTTCTATAATGAAATTAACAAATAA
- a CDS encoding putative polysaccharide biosynthesis protein produces the protein MGEKAKLNKQSTTKGFAILSAAGFAVKFLSLLYIPFLGKILGEDGLGVYYSAYSIFTYVYILTNAGIPVAISKIVSELIALGNYKDAVKTFKIARFSLLVLGIVMSLLMLILVVPISKLTNSETAKLAIMALAPTVLLTSILSAYRGYFQGRGNMTPTAVSQVFEQVANTIFSLVFAACFIKYGVSAGAAGGTVGTTVGALVAVIYMIHYYEKNKVFRVPKGYNQLGIKRLTNKKIFKKLLGVAVPMTICLGIQQSGLLIDLGVVKSRMVAAGIGSVQVNVLWGVLGKYTTLINIPIAIITSLAITILPSISSLMAIRDKKAVRDKINYAFRLCFLIAVPSAIGLAVLAYPVVNLIQYGSSVGRLLIYGSVVIILMAVVSIQTSILQGLGKLYLVTIYAVLGMIGKIITNYIFVAIPNINILGAIMGNAVSFAILLILNYITINKTLRVKIKLLSHAIKPILASVVMAIVAKLMYCNFNYIFSYVKEGYFANAIALLISMVFAIVTYFFTLVLLGGLSKEDLEIFPSRITKIIPKSILNRLK, from the coding sequence ATGGGTGAAAAAGCAAAGTTAAATAAACAATCTACCACGAAAGGTTTTGCAATATTATCTGCGGCAGGTTTTGCAGTTAAGTTTTTATCCCTACTTTATATACCTTTTCTTGGGAAAATTTTAGGAGAGGATGGGCTAGGGGTATATTACTCTGCATACAGTATATTTACATATGTTTATATATTGACAAATGCGGGTATTCCTGTGGCTATTTCGAAAATCGTATCAGAACTTATAGCTCTTGGGAACTATAAGGATGCTGTAAAGACTTTTAAAATAGCTAGATTTTCCCTTTTAGTATTAGGAATAGTTATGTCACTTTTAATGCTCATTTTGGTAGTACCTATATCTAAATTAACAAATAGTGAGACTGCAAAATTAGCGATTATGGCACTTGCTCCAACTGTTTTACTTACTTCTATATTATCAGCTTATAGGGGGTATTTCCAAGGAAGAGGGAATATGACCCCTACTGCGGTATCACAAGTATTTGAACAGGTTGCAAATACTATATTTAGTTTAGTTTTTGCAGCATGTTTTATAAAATATGGAGTATCCGCCGGAGCAGCAGGTGGAACCGTTGGTACTACAGTAGGAGCATTAGTTGCTGTAATTTATATGATTCATTATTATGAAAAAAATAAAGTGTTTAGAGTTCCCAAAGGATACAATCAGTTAGGTATAAAAAGATTAACTAATAAAAAAATATTTAAAAAGTTATTAGGTGTTGCTGTACCAATGACAATATGTTTAGGAATACAACAGTCAGGGCTATTAATTGATTTAGGAGTAGTTAAATCAAGAATGGTAGCTGCTGGAATTGGGAGTGTACAGGTTAATGTTTTATGGGGTGTATTAGGTAAATATACAACATTAATAAATATTCCCATAGCCATTATTACATCACTTGCTATAACTATTCTGCCATCTATTTCAAGTTTGATGGCAATTAGGGATAAAAAGGCTGTAAGAGATAAAATTAATTACGCTTTTAGGCTTTGTTTTTTGATTGCAGTACCTTCTGCGATTGGACTTGCAGTTTTAGCTTACCCAGTAGTTAATTTAATACAATACGGTTCTAGCGTTGGAAGATTACTTATATATGGGTCAGTTGTAATAATACTTATGGCTGTAGTTAGTATACAAACTTCGATTCTTCAAGGCCTTGGAAAACTTTACTTAGTTACCATTTATGCAGTTTTGGGTATGATAGGAAAAATAATTACTAATTATATTTTTGTAGCAATTCCAAACATTAATATATTAGGTGCTATTATGGGAAATGCAGTTAGTTTTGCAATACTTTTGATATTGAACTATATTACGATTAACAAAACACTAAGAGTTAAAATAAAATTATTAAGTCATGCAATTAAGCCTATACTGGCATCGGTAGTTATGGCAATTGTTGCAAAGTTAATGTATTGTAATTTTAATTATATATTTAGTTATGTTAAGGAAGGATATTTTGCTAATGCTATTGCTCTATTAATTTCTATGGTCTTTGCGATAGTAACTTACTTTTTTACATTAGTACTTCTAGGTGGATTAAGTAAAGAAGATTTAGAAATATTCCCTAGTAGAATTACAAAGATTATACCTAAGTCTATTTTAAATAGACTGAAATAG
- the def gene encoding peptide deformylase — protein sequence MAVREILQYGDKRLNSICEKVGKVDRKILNLVDDMMDTLYEGNGIGLAAPQIGVLKRVVLIDLGEEEGEPIVIINPRITAQSGNEKDYEGCLSYVGYEGEVYRPTDVTVVGININGKPVTYNATGLLARAFCHEIDHLEGIMYMSRAEETHELTEK from the coding sequence ATGGCGGTTAGAGAAATACTACAATATGGTGACAAACGTCTTAATTCAATTTGTGAAAAAGTTGGAAAAGTAGATAGAAAGATTCTAAATTTAGTTGATGATATGATGGATACTCTTTATGAGGGAAATGGAATAGGTCTTGCTGCACCTCAAATAGGTGTTTTAAAAAGAGTTGTCTTAATTGATTTAGGAGAAGAAGAGGGAGAGCCAATAGTTATTATAAACCCTAGGATAACGGCTCAATCTGGAAATGAGAAGGATTATGAAGGATGCTTAAGTTATGTAGGATATGAGGGTGAGGTTTACAGGCCAACAGATGTTACTGTTGTAGGAATTAATATTAATGGGAAACCAGTTACTTATAATGCTACAGGATTACTTGCAAGGGCATTTTGTCATGAGATTGATCACTTAGAAGGAATAATGTATATGTCTAGAGCTGAAGAAACACATGAATTAACTGAAAAATAA
- a CDS encoding cell division protein FtsA — MKITNVNLEELIFALDIGTRSIIGTVGIISEKKFQVIAESYIEHEERAMIDGQIHDIQLVASGVLKVKKELEDNLNVKLTKVAIAAAGRFLRTTQVKSEIEVDIDKEIDRETIRSLELTAVRMADEEVAKSSQGKLYCVGYSVKNYYLNGYVITNLKSHKGEKIAVEIIATFLPRSVVDSLYAVMDKASLEVVSLTLEPIAAMEAAVPQNLRLLNLALVDIGAGTSDIAISSKESISAYGMVPMAGDEVTEIISQAYLVDFNTAEKIKKECSGKDKIQYIDVLGFENILEPEEVLKIINPIVVKISEEIGNRIIELNGGKAPNAVFLVGGGAHTPFIKENIVKILNLPINRVVIKGRESVTDCICDSNLGSTGVTVLGIALVSIKRLGNDFVDVTINDKIISLFNAHKHTVMDVMMQEGINPKILIGKNGRNIRFIVDGIKRVAFGSLAKSAEIKINNLLSNIDSEVAEGDIIDISFSVDGKSAEPKIMDYVKSIQTVSFYFEDEIRNIEPVAFINGIRTIINGVIREDDDVSIVIPTTISEYAKYFGDDTCGLDFMIDNKKLLSDYVIKEGDRIYKVAEITKEIKVEKIVNKNEQKETQNLNIKVNKNMISLKGKDKYIFVDIFNYVDFDLTISKGNLILKLNGSKAEYYQPLNNGDVIEIYWEDIISTDETKLKIG, encoded by the coding sequence ATGAAAATCACAAATGTAAATTTAGAGGAACTGATATTTGCTTTAGATATAGGAACAAGATCTATTATAGGGACAGTTGGTATAATATCTGAGAAAAAATTCCAGGTTATCGCTGAAAGTTATATTGAACATGAAGAAAGAGCTATGATTGATGGCCAAATTCATGACATTCAATTGGTAGCCAGTGGAGTATTAAAGGTGAAAAAAGAATTAGAAGATAATTTAAATGTTAAATTAACTAAAGTAGCGATTGCAGCAGCAGGGCGCTTTTTAAGGACAACGCAAGTTAAGTCTGAAATAGAAGTTGATATTGATAAAGAAATTGATAGGGAAACTATTAGAAGTCTAGAACTCACTGCAGTTAGAATGGCAGATGAGGAAGTGGCAAAGTCGTCTCAAGGTAAGCTTTATTGTGTGGGATATAGTGTGAAAAATTACTATTTAAATGGATACGTAATCACAAACTTAAAATCGCACAAAGGAGAAAAAATTGCAGTAGAGATAATTGCTACATTTCTTCCACGATCAGTAGTTGATAGTTTATATGCGGTCATGGATAAGGCATCGCTTGAAGTTGTAAGTTTAACACTTGAACCTATAGCTGCAATGGAAGCTGCCGTGCCACAGAACTTAAGACTTCTAAATTTGGCTTTAGTGGATATTGGTGCAGGAACATCTGATATTGCGATTAGTAGTAAAGAGAGTATAAGTGCATATGGTATGGTACCGATGGCAGGAGATGAGGTAACTGAAATAATATCTCAAGCATATTTAGTTGATTTTAATACTGCTGAGAAAATTAAAAAAGAATGTAGTGGGAAAGATAAAATTCAATACATAGATGTGTTAGGTTTTGAAAATATTTTAGAGCCAGAGGAAGTATTAAAAATAATTAATCCTATTGTTGTGAAAATTTCCGAAGAAATTGGTAATAGGATAATTGAATTAAATGGTGGAAAAGCACCAAATGCCGTATTTCTTGTAGGGGGTGGAGCACATACTCCTTTTATCAAAGAAAATATTGTTAAAATTTTAAATCTACCAATTAACCGTGTCGTTATTAAAGGTCGTGAGTCAGTAACTGACTGTATATGTGATTCTAACCTTGGAAGTACTGGTGTTACAGTTTTAGGGATAGCACTGGTATCAATTAAAAGGTTAGGAAATGATTTTGTTGATGTGACGATAAATGACAAGATTATAAGTTTATTTAATGCACATAAACATACTGTTATGGATGTGATGATGCAAGAGGGTATAAATCCTAAGATATTGATTGGTAAAAATGGACGTAATATAAGATTTATAGTTGATGGAATAAAGAGAGTGGCATTTGGAAGCTTAGCAAAGAGCGCTGAAATTAAGATTAATAACTTGCTTAGTAATATTGATTCTGAGGTAGCTGAGGGTGATATCATTGACATTAGCTTTAGTGTAGATGGGAAAAGTGCTGAGCCTAAAATTATGGATTATGTAAAGAGCATTCAAACTGTAAGTTTCTATTTTGAAGATGAAATTCGTAACATTGAGCCTGTAGCATTTATTAATGGTATAAGAACTATAATAAATGGTGTAATAAGGGAAGATGATGATGTTTCAATAGTAATACCTACTACAATTAGTGAATATGCAAAGTATTTTGGTGATGATACTTGTGGTTTAGATTTTATGATAGATAATAAAAAATTGCTTTCGGATTATGTTATAAAAGAAGGGGACAGAATATATAAGGTAGCAGAAATTACTAAAGAAATTAAGGTGGAAAAGATAGTTAATAAGAATGAACAAAAGGAAACACAAAATTTGAATATTAAAGTGAATAAAAATATGATAAGTCTTAAAGGAAAAGATAAATACATATTTGTAGATATTTTTAATTACGTGGATTTTGATTTGACTATTTCAAAAGGAAACTTAATATTAAAGCTTAATGGTAGTAAAGCTGAGTATTATCAGCCGCTAAATAATGGAGATGTAATTGAAATATATTGGGAAGATATTATTAGCACAGATGAAACAAAATTAAAAATAGGATGA